Proteins encoded in a region of the Bubalus bubalis isolate 160015118507 breed Murrah chromosome 9, NDDB_SH_1, whole genome shotgun sequence genome:
- the FCHSD1 gene encoding F-BAR and double SH3 domains protein 1 isoform X1: MQPPPRKVKPAQEVKLRFLEQLSILQTRQQREADLLEDIRSYSKQRAAIEREYGQALQKLAGPFLKREGHRSGEMDSRGRMVFGAWRCLLDATVAGGQARLQASDRYRDLAGGTGRSAKEQVLRKGAENLQRAQAEVLQSVRELSRSRKLYGQRERVWALAQEKAADVQARLNRSDHGLFHTRTSLQKLSTKLSAQSAQYSQQLRAARNEYLLNLVATNAHLDHYYQEELPALLKALVSELLEHLRDPLTSLSRTELEAAEIALEHARHGRQATSQVSWEQDLELFLQEPGVFSPTPPQQFQPAGNDQVCVLELEGGAGGVAGQSGLEKEVQRWTSRAARDYKIQHHGHRVLQRLEQRRQQAPEREAPGIEQRLQEVRENIRRAQVSQVKGAARLALLQGAGLDVQHWLKPAMTQAQDEVEQERRLSEARLSQRDFSPTAEDAELSDFEECEETGELFEEPAPPALATRPLPCPAHVVFGYQAGREDELTITEGEWLEVIEEGDADEWVKARNQHGEVGFVPERYLNFADLSFPESSRDSDNPLGAEPTAFLARALYSYTGQSAEELSFPEGALIRLLPRAQDGVDDGFWRGEFGGHVGVFPSLLVEELLGPPGPSELSDPEQMLPSPSPPSFSPPAPTSAVDGSPAPVLPGDPDLDCPGSLDMMAPRLRPMRPPPPPPAKAPDPGHPDPLT, encoded by the exons ATGCAGCCGCCGCCCCGAAAA GTGAAGCCGGCCCAGGAGGTGAAGCTTCGCTTCCTGGAGCAGCTGAGCATCCTTCAGACCCGGCAGCAGAGAGAGGCAGACCTACTGGAGGATATCAG GTCCTACAGCAAGCAGAGGGCAGCCATTGAACGGGAGTATGGGCAG GCACTCCAGAAACTGGCTGGGCCATTCTTGAAGAGGGAAGGACACCGGAGTGGGGAGATGGACAGCAG AGGCAGGATGGTGTTCGGTGCCTGGCGCTGCCTGCTAGATGCCACCGTGGCTGGGGGCCAAGCCCGGCTCCAGGCATCTGACCGATACCGTGACCTGGCTGGGGGCACGGGGCGGAGTGCTAAGGAGCAGGTGCTTCGGAAG GGAGCAGAGAACCTCCAGAGGGCACAGGCTGAGGTGCTGCAGTCTGTCCGGGAGCTGAGCCGAAGCCGAAAGCTGTATGGGCAGCGGGAACGTGTGTGGGCCTTGGCCCAGGAGAAGGCGGCTGATGTCCAGGCCAG GCTTAACCGAAGTGACCATGGCCTCTTTCACACTCGGACCAGTCTTCAGAAACTCAGCACCAAG CTGTCTGCCCAGTCGGCCCAGTACTCCCAGCAGCTGAGAGCAGCCCGCAATGAGTACCTGCTCAACTTGGTGGCCACCAATGCCCACCTTGACCACTACTACCAGGAAGAACTGCCGGCCCTGCTCAAG GCTCTGGTCAGTGAGCTGTTAGAACACCTGAGGGACCCGCTGACCTCACTGAGCCGCACGGAGCTGGAAGCTGCAGAGATAGCCCTGGAGCATGCTCGCCACGGAAGGCAAGCGACCTCCCAG GTAAGCTGGGAGCAGGATCTGGAGCTTTTTCTTCAGGAACCTGGAGTgttttcccccaccccacctcagcaGTTTCAGCCAGCAGGGAATGATCAG GTGTGTGTCCTGGAGCTGGAAGGGGGTGCAGGAGGTGTGGCAGGGCAGAGTGGCCTGGAGAAAGAAGTTCAACGCTGGACGAGCCGAGCTGCCCGAGACTATAAGATCCAGCATCATGGACATCGG GTGCTGCAGCGGCTGGAGCAGAGGCGGCAGCAGGCTCCAGAGCGAGAGGCTCCAGGCATAGAACAGCGGCTGCAGGAAGTAAGGGAGAACATCCGACGGGCCCAG GTGAGCCAGGTGAAGGGGGCTGCCCGGCTGGCCCTGCTGCAGGGGGCTGGCCTGGATGTGCAGCACTGGCTGAAGCCAGCCATGACCCAGGCCCAGGATGAGGTGGAGCAGGAGCGACGGCTCAGCGAGGCCCGGCTGTCCCAGAGGGACTTCTCTCCCACG GCTGAGGATGCAGAGCTGTCTGACTTTGAGGAATGTGAGGAGACTGGGGAGCTCTTTGAGGAGCCTGCCCCCCCAGCCCTGGCCACCAGgccccttccctgccctgcccATGTGGTGTTTGGCTATCAG GCAGGACGTGAGGACGAGCTGACCATCACAGAGGGCGAGTGGCTGGAGGTCATAGAGGAGGGAGATGCCGACGAATGGGTCAAG GCTCGGAACCAGCACGGTGAGGTAGGCTTTGTCCCTGAGCGCTATCTCAACTTCGCGGACCTCTCCTTCCCTGAGAGCAGCCGTGACAGCGACAACCCTTTGGGGGCAGAGCCCACAG CATTCCTGGCTCGTGCACTGTACAGCTACACTGGACAGAGCGCCGAGGAGCTGAGCTTCCCTGAGGGGGCACTCATCCGCCTGCTGCCCCGGGCCCAGGATGGAGTGGATGACGGCTTCTGGAGGGGAGAATTTGGGGGCCATGTTGGGGTCTTCCCCTCCCTGCTGGTGGAGGAGCTACTTGGCCCCCCGGGGCCATCTGAACTCTCAGACCCTGAGCAG ATGCtgccatccccttcccctcccagcttCTCCCCTCCTGCACCCACCTCTGCTGTGGATGGATCCCCTGCACCTGTCCTGCCCGGTG ATCCAGACCTGGACTGCCCTGGGTCCCTGGACATGATGGCACCTCGACTCAGGCCG ATGCGTCCACCGCCTCCCCCTCCGGCTAAAGCCCCGGATCCTGGCCACCCAGATCCCCTCACCTGA
- the FCHSD1 gene encoding F-BAR and double SH3 domains protein 1 isoform X2: protein MQPPPRKVKPAQEVKLRFLEQLSILQTRQQREADLLEDIRSYSKQRAAIEREYGQALQKLAGPFLKREGHRSGEMDSRMVFGAWRCLLDATVAGGQARLQASDRYRDLAGGTGRSAKEQVLRKGAENLQRAQAEVLQSVRELSRSRKLYGQRERVWALAQEKAADVQARLNRSDHGLFHTRTSLQKLSTKLSAQSAQYSQQLRAARNEYLLNLVATNAHLDHYYQEELPALLKALVSELLEHLRDPLTSLSRTELEAAEIALEHARHGRQATSQVSWEQDLELFLQEPGVFSPTPPQQFQPAGNDQVCVLELEGGAGGVAGQSGLEKEVQRWTSRAARDYKIQHHGHRVLQRLEQRRQQAPEREAPGIEQRLQEVRENIRRAQVSQVKGAARLALLQGAGLDVQHWLKPAMTQAQDEVEQERRLSEARLSQRDFSPTAEDAELSDFEECEETGELFEEPAPPALATRPLPCPAHVVFGYQAGREDELTITEGEWLEVIEEGDADEWVKARNQHGEVGFVPERYLNFADLSFPESSRDSDNPLGAEPTAFLARALYSYTGQSAEELSFPEGALIRLLPRAQDGVDDGFWRGEFGGHVGVFPSLLVEELLGPPGPSELSDPEQMLPSPSPPSFSPPAPTSAVDGSPAPVLPGDPDLDCPGSLDMMAPRLRPMRPPPPPPAKAPDPGHPDPLT, encoded by the exons ATGCAGCCGCCGCCCCGAAAA GTGAAGCCGGCCCAGGAGGTGAAGCTTCGCTTCCTGGAGCAGCTGAGCATCCTTCAGACCCGGCAGCAGAGAGAGGCAGACCTACTGGAGGATATCAG GTCCTACAGCAAGCAGAGGGCAGCCATTGAACGGGAGTATGGGCAG GCACTCCAGAAACTGGCTGGGCCATTCTTGAAGAGGGAAGGACACCGGAGTGGGGAGATGGACAGCAG GATGGTGTTCGGTGCCTGGCGCTGCCTGCTAGATGCCACCGTGGCTGGGGGCCAAGCCCGGCTCCAGGCATCTGACCGATACCGTGACCTGGCTGGGGGCACGGGGCGGAGTGCTAAGGAGCAGGTGCTTCGGAAG GGAGCAGAGAACCTCCAGAGGGCACAGGCTGAGGTGCTGCAGTCTGTCCGGGAGCTGAGCCGAAGCCGAAAGCTGTATGGGCAGCGGGAACGTGTGTGGGCCTTGGCCCAGGAGAAGGCGGCTGATGTCCAGGCCAG GCTTAACCGAAGTGACCATGGCCTCTTTCACACTCGGACCAGTCTTCAGAAACTCAGCACCAAG CTGTCTGCCCAGTCGGCCCAGTACTCCCAGCAGCTGAGAGCAGCCCGCAATGAGTACCTGCTCAACTTGGTGGCCACCAATGCCCACCTTGACCACTACTACCAGGAAGAACTGCCGGCCCTGCTCAAG GCTCTGGTCAGTGAGCTGTTAGAACACCTGAGGGACCCGCTGACCTCACTGAGCCGCACGGAGCTGGAAGCTGCAGAGATAGCCCTGGAGCATGCTCGCCACGGAAGGCAAGCGACCTCCCAG GTAAGCTGGGAGCAGGATCTGGAGCTTTTTCTTCAGGAACCTGGAGTgttttcccccaccccacctcagcaGTTTCAGCCAGCAGGGAATGATCAG GTGTGTGTCCTGGAGCTGGAAGGGGGTGCAGGAGGTGTGGCAGGGCAGAGTGGCCTGGAGAAAGAAGTTCAACGCTGGACGAGCCGAGCTGCCCGAGACTATAAGATCCAGCATCATGGACATCGG GTGCTGCAGCGGCTGGAGCAGAGGCGGCAGCAGGCTCCAGAGCGAGAGGCTCCAGGCATAGAACAGCGGCTGCAGGAAGTAAGGGAGAACATCCGACGGGCCCAG GTGAGCCAGGTGAAGGGGGCTGCCCGGCTGGCCCTGCTGCAGGGGGCTGGCCTGGATGTGCAGCACTGGCTGAAGCCAGCCATGACCCAGGCCCAGGATGAGGTGGAGCAGGAGCGACGGCTCAGCGAGGCCCGGCTGTCCCAGAGGGACTTCTCTCCCACG GCTGAGGATGCAGAGCTGTCTGACTTTGAGGAATGTGAGGAGACTGGGGAGCTCTTTGAGGAGCCTGCCCCCCCAGCCCTGGCCACCAGgccccttccctgccctgcccATGTGGTGTTTGGCTATCAG GCAGGACGTGAGGACGAGCTGACCATCACAGAGGGCGAGTGGCTGGAGGTCATAGAGGAGGGAGATGCCGACGAATGGGTCAAG GCTCGGAACCAGCACGGTGAGGTAGGCTTTGTCCCTGAGCGCTATCTCAACTTCGCGGACCTCTCCTTCCCTGAGAGCAGCCGTGACAGCGACAACCCTTTGGGGGCAGAGCCCACAG CATTCCTGGCTCGTGCACTGTACAGCTACACTGGACAGAGCGCCGAGGAGCTGAGCTTCCCTGAGGGGGCACTCATCCGCCTGCTGCCCCGGGCCCAGGATGGAGTGGATGACGGCTTCTGGAGGGGAGAATTTGGGGGCCATGTTGGGGTCTTCCCCTCCCTGCTGGTGGAGGAGCTACTTGGCCCCCCGGGGCCATCTGAACTCTCAGACCCTGAGCAG ATGCtgccatccccttcccctcccagcttCTCCCCTCCTGCACCCACCTCTGCTGTGGATGGATCCCCTGCACCTGTCCTGCCCGGTG ATCCAGACCTGGACTGCCCTGGGTCCCTGGACATGATGGCACCTCGACTCAGGCCG ATGCGTCCACCGCCTCCCCCTCCGGCTAAAGCCCCGGATCCTGGCCACCCAGATCCCCTCACCTGA
- the FCHSD1 gene encoding F-BAR and double SH3 domains protein 1 isoform X3 codes for MVFGAWRCLLDATVAGGQARLQASDRYRDLAGGTGRSAKEQVLRKGAENLQRAQAEVLQSVRELSRSRKLYGQRERVWALAQEKAADVQARLNRSDHGLFHTRTSLQKLSTKLSAQSAQYSQQLRAARNEYLLNLVATNAHLDHYYQEELPALLKALVSELLEHLRDPLTSLSRTELEAAEIALEHARHGRQATSQVSWEQDLELFLQEPGVFSPTPPQQFQPAGNDQVCVLELEGGAGGVAGQSGLEKEVQRWTSRAARDYKIQHHGHRVLQRLEQRRQQAPEREAPGIEQRLQEVRENIRRAQVSQVKGAARLALLQGAGLDVQHWLKPAMTQAQDEVEQERRLSEARLSQRDFSPTAEDAELSDFEECEETGELFEEPAPPALATRPLPCPAHVVFGYQAGREDELTITEGEWLEVIEEGDADEWVKARNQHGEVGFVPERYLNFADLSFPESSRDSDNPLGAEPTAFLARALYSYTGQSAEELSFPEGALIRLLPRAQDGVDDGFWRGEFGGHVGVFPSLLVEELLGPPGPSELSDPEQMLPSPSPPSFSPPAPTSAVDGSPAPVLPGDPDLDCPGSLDMMAPRLRPMRPPPPPPAKAPDPGHPDPLT; via the exons ATGGTGTTCGGTGCCTGGCGCTGCCTGCTAGATGCCACCGTGGCTGGGGGCCAAGCCCGGCTCCAGGCATCTGACCGATACCGTGACCTGGCTGGGGGCACGGGGCGGAGTGCTAAGGAGCAGGTGCTTCGGAAG GGAGCAGAGAACCTCCAGAGGGCACAGGCTGAGGTGCTGCAGTCTGTCCGGGAGCTGAGCCGAAGCCGAAAGCTGTATGGGCAGCGGGAACGTGTGTGGGCCTTGGCCCAGGAGAAGGCGGCTGATGTCCAGGCCAG GCTTAACCGAAGTGACCATGGCCTCTTTCACACTCGGACCAGTCTTCAGAAACTCAGCACCAAG CTGTCTGCCCAGTCGGCCCAGTACTCCCAGCAGCTGAGAGCAGCCCGCAATGAGTACCTGCTCAACTTGGTGGCCACCAATGCCCACCTTGACCACTACTACCAGGAAGAACTGCCGGCCCTGCTCAAG GCTCTGGTCAGTGAGCTGTTAGAACACCTGAGGGACCCGCTGACCTCACTGAGCCGCACGGAGCTGGAAGCTGCAGAGATAGCCCTGGAGCATGCTCGCCACGGAAGGCAAGCGACCTCCCAG GTAAGCTGGGAGCAGGATCTGGAGCTTTTTCTTCAGGAACCTGGAGTgttttcccccaccccacctcagcaGTTTCAGCCAGCAGGGAATGATCAG GTGTGTGTCCTGGAGCTGGAAGGGGGTGCAGGAGGTGTGGCAGGGCAGAGTGGCCTGGAGAAAGAAGTTCAACGCTGGACGAGCCGAGCTGCCCGAGACTATAAGATCCAGCATCATGGACATCGG GTGCTGCAGCGGCTGGAGCAGAGGCGGCAGCAGGCTCCAGAGCGAGAGGCTCCAGGCATAGAACAGCGGCTGCAGGAAGTAAGGGAGAACATCCGACGGGCCCAG GTGAGCCAGGTGAAGGGGGCTGCCCGGCTGGCCCTGCTGCAGGGGGCTGGCCTGGATGTGCAGCACTGGCTGAAGCCAGCCATGACCCAGGCCCAGGATGAGGTGGAGCAGGAGCGACGGCTCAGCGAGGCCCGGCTGTCCCAGAGGGACTTCTCTCCCACG GCTGAGGATGCAGAGCTGTCTGACTTTGAGGAATGTGAGGAGACTGGGGAGCTCTTTGAGGAGCCTGCCCCCCCAGCCCTGGCCACCAGgccccttccctgccctgcccATGTGGTGTTTGGCTATCAG GCAGGACGTGAGGACGAGCTGACCATCACAGAGGGCGAGTGGCTGGAGGTCATAGAGGAGGGAGATGCCGACGAATGGGTCAAG GCTCGGAACCAGCACGGTGAGGTAGGCTTTGTCCCTGAGCGCTATCTCAACTTCGCGGACCTCTCCTTCCCTGAGAGCAGCCGTGACAGCGACAACCCTTTGGGGGCAGAGCCCACAG CATTCCTGGCTCGTGCACTGTACAGCTACACTGGACAGAGCGCCGAGGAGCTGAGCTTCCCTGAGGGGGCACTCATCCGCCTGCTGCCCCGGGCCCAGGATGGAGTGGATGACGGCTTCTGGAGGGGAGAATTTGGGGGCCATGTTGGGGTCTTCCCCTCCCTGCTGGTGGAGGAGCTACTTGGCCCCCCGGGGCCATCTGAACTCTCAGACCCTGAGCAG ATGCtgccatccccttcccctcccagcttCTCCCCTCCTGCACCCACCTCTGCTGTGGATGGATCCCCTGCACCTGTCCTGCCCGGTG ATCCAGACCTGGACTGCCCTGGGTCCCTGGACATGATGGCACCTCGACTCAGGCCG ATGCGTCCACCGCCTCCCCCTCCGGCTAAAGCCCCGGATCCTGGCCACCCAGATCCCCTCACCTGA